Proteins from a genomic interval of Harpia harpyja isolate bHarHar1 chromosome 9, bHarHar1 primary haplotype, whole genome shotgun sequence:
- the LOC128146338 gene encoding uncharacterized protein LOC128146338 has product MLHLRDCISGHGQQSSLPCACGAAGAHGQLAAMVCLLCAGSSPAASPPCSCLQQRLCSPPSSSSLEGVFSPCLTRVLLGGQPWGHHTCHQPCVAGAARAHGWQLPLAMHKMSVWLSAACTKLFFSPLPPGMCVIAGRERPSCSGHPMQARPPLPHHRHLLLGSRQGIHLPDARWHLWCLTLPTPPPSLSPAPWQLVCKCCLDVSPWEGLSCRQRLQHGVTMNHRKQYSGSAAELQSHHGPAPPGPAAIVAFPHGQGRRRAGSAGWLRAQASCWRRLHAPTSLQMWSSTHHGAAVTAGCSATASACGKCRIQVTQFNCRAVAEAEAVAEAAVAVAGSP; this is encoded by the coding sequence ATGCTGCATCTCAGAGATTGCATCTCTGGGCAtgggcagcagagcagcctgcccTGTGCCTGTGGTGCGGCAGGAGCACACGGGCAGCTTGCGGCGATGGTGTGCCTGCTGTGCGCGGGCAGCTCGCCTGCTgcttcacctccctgctcctgcctacAGCAGAGATTGTgctcccctccatcctcctcctcactcGAGGGGGTTTTTAGCCCCTGTTTAACTCGGGTGCTCCTGGGTGGTCAACCCTGGGGGCACCATACATGCCACCAACCCTGTGTGGCAGGGGCAGCTCGAGCTCATGGCTGGCAATTGCCGCTCGCCATGCACAAGATGAGCGTTTGGTTGAGTGCTGCCTGCACAAAATTGTTTTTCTCCCCGCTGCCTCCTGGGATGTGCGTCATCGCTGGGCGAGAGAGGCCATCCTGCAGCGGTCACCCCATGCAGGCacgtccccccctgccccaccacaGGCACCTCCTGCTCGGATCCAGGCAGGGAATCCATTTGCCAGATGCTCGATGGCATCTCTGGTGCCTGACACTGCCCACCCCCCCACCGAGCCTGAGCCCAGCCCCATGGCAGCTGGTTTGCAAATGCTGCCTGGACGTGTCCCCGTGGGAGGGACTGTCCTGCAGGCAGCGCCTGCAACATGGGGTGACAATGAACCACAGGAAGCAATATAGCGGCTCCGCAGCTGAACTGCAGAGTCATCACGGCCCAGCTCCCCCGGGACCTGCTGCCATTGTGGCTTTTCCACacgggcagggcaggaggagggcaggcagcgCAGGCTGGCTGCGGGCACAGGCtagctgctggcgccggctgcatGCACCCACATCCCTGCAGATGTGGAGCAGCACCCACCACGGCGCGGCTGTGACCGCTGGCTGCTCTGCTACAGCCAGCGCCTGTGGCAAATGCAGGATCCAAGTGACACAGTTTAACTGCAGGGCAGTGGCAGAAGCAGAGGCAGTGGCAGAGGCGGCAGTGGCAGTGGCAGGCAGTCCCTGA